Part of the Kushneria marisflavi genome, TGACGTCCAGTCGTCATATCCCGGCGCAGGCCAATGGCAGCGTCGGCGGTATCGACATGATGTATCGCAATCCGACTCAACCAAGTCTGGATGGCAATACGGTCGACATGGATATGGAGCGCGTCAATTTTGCAGACAATGCCGTGCACTACCAGGCCGACGTACAGTTTCTGACCAGTCGATTGCAGGGCCTGAAAAACGCCATGCAGCGCGAGTCCTGATAACCGACAGGAGAATCGTCAATGAGTCTTTTCAACGTTTTCAACATTTCCGGGTCGGCACTGTCGGCGCAATCACAGCGAATGAACGTGACGGCCAGCAACCTGGCCAACGCTGACAGCGTGGCTGGTCCCGATGGCCAGCCCTACCGTGCCAAACAGCTGACCTTTGAAATGGCGGCCGAGCCCGGGCAGCAGATTGGTGGCGTTCGCGTCGCGGGCATCAGCGAAGACCAGAGCGAATTCCGACGTCTTTTTGATCCGAAGAATCCGGCCGCTGACGATCAGGGGTACGTCAATATGCCAAACGTGGATACCACGTCTGAAATGGTCAACATGATTTCTGCGGCACGCTCCTATCAGGCCAACGTCGAAGTCCTTAACACCAACAAGTCACTGATGCTCAAGACGCTGACACTGGGTCAGTAAACCGGATCATCAAGGAGTAAATCATGGCATTTGACAGCTCTCTGGTGAGTCGTGTGAACGGCACCAGTACCACGGGTGGCACCAGCGGCATGGGCGCGACCAGCGCCAGTGAACTGGGCGAAGAGTTCATGAGCCTGCTGGTGGCACAGCTCAACAACCAGGACCCGCTCAACCCGATGCAAAACTCCGAGTTCACCTCGCAGATTGCGCAGATCAATACAGTCAGCGGGATTGATAAGCTCAACGACACGCTCTCAAGCATTACCGGTCAGATCGATGCCTCCCAGAAATTGCAGGCCAGCGCGATGGTCGGCCGTGGCGTACTGGTGGAAGGCAACAGGATTCAGGTCGGCAAGGACACCGTGCTGCCCTTTGGTATAGAGCTTGATGACGATGCGGCCAGGGTCACTGCCACCATTACCGATGGCTCGGGTCGCACCATCAATCAGTACGATCTGGGGGCAATCAAGGCTGGCGTACAGTCCTTCAGCTGGGATGGTACTGATGAAAGCAAGGCTCGCGTTGAAGACGGTACCTATCAGGTCACTATTGCGGCAACTGATGGCAGTGGTCGAGCTGTCGCCTCGCGCGCGCTGCAGTATGGATATGTCAGTGGCGTCATGACTAGCAATAACACCACGAAGCTGGATCTGGGGCCCAATATGGACAGCGTTGCCTTCAACGACGTCAAACAGATTCTGTAACGCACACCGGGCGCGGTGTTGCGCGTCCTGATGATCCATCCGGCAAAGGCCGGTGAGACGACTTTCAATCAGAGGATGAACCATGGCTTTTACACAGGGCGTCAGTGGCCTTAACGCAGCATCCAGCCAGCTGGATACCATCGGCCACAACATTGCCAACTCTCAGACTGTCGGCTTCAAGAAAAGCCGTACCGAATTTGCCGATCTTTATGCCGGTGCAAAAGCGGGTCTTGGTGTGCAGGTGTCTGCCATCACTCAGAGCTTCTCTCAGGGTGCGATGGAAACGACCGATCGTGATCTCGACTTGGCCATTCAGGGCGGCGGCTTTTTCCGTCTGACTGACGGTCAGCAGGTCACCTATTCACGCAACGGTCAGTTCCAGATGGATGCCAACGGCTTTCTGGTGAATAACACCGGTGGCAAGCTGATGGGCTACCCGGTCGATGACCCGGCCTCTGCCAACCCTGTCGTGCTGGCCGGTGCACAGCCAGTGGCACTTCAGGTGGCCCAGGGTGACCTGGATGCCAGCGCTACCACCACTGGCAATATGACCTTTAACCTTGATTCAACCGACACCGCCAGAGTAGATGCCAACGGTAATGCGCTCGCCTTTGATGCGACCAACCCGAAAAGCTACAACTGGCAGACCTCGCTGACAACCTATGACTCGCAGGGTAATGCTCAGCAGGTCAACATGTACTTTGTCAAATCCGCGACCGATAACAACTCCTGGACCGTGCATGCTCTGAACAAGGGCAACGAGGTAGGTACTTCCAACCTCACGTTTAATGAAAACGGCAAGATTACCGGTGGGGATACGCTGAATCTGGCCATCAACCCGGGCAACGGTGCAGCTCCGATCAACGCCAATATTGATTTGACCAGTGTGACTCAGAACAGTGGCAGCTTTGTGGTCAATGCGGCTAGCCAGAACGGTTATGCCGCGGGCAGTCTGACCGGCATCTCTATTGCCGATAATGGCGACGTACTGGGCAAGTACTCCAACAATCAAAGTCGCGCACTGGGCCGTGTTGCACTCGCCAGCTTCACCAACGAGCAGGGTCTCAAGCCCGACGGTAATAACGCCTGGTTGGCCACCACCAACTCCGGTCAGGAGCTGCTGGGCAGTGCCGGCACCGGTCAGCTGGGGTCCTTGCTTTCCGGAACCCTTGAAAACTCCAACGTGGATCTGGCCTCGGAGCTTGTCACCATGATCGTGGCACAGCGCAACTATCAGGCTAACGCGCAGACCATCAAGACCCAGGATCAGATCCTGCAGACCATGGTCAACCTGCGTTAATCACCCTCAATGCGTTGAAAGGACCGGCCCCAGTGGCCGGTCTTTTTTATGGCCATCATGACAGCTCACGAAATACGCCCTTTCTCGTGCCTTTCTTGTGCCTTTAAGAGAGCACCTTTGCGTGTTTACTAGGCGTCACAAAGGGCGGGCATTCAGTTACACCTGATAATGTCAGCCGAGATCTCCCTCAAGCTTTTCGGAGCGGGTCATGGACAGAATCATCTATACCGCCATGTCGGGCGCCAGGCAGAGTCTGGAGCGGCAGTCTGCCGTTGCCAACAATATGGCCAACGTCTCGACCAGTGGCTTTCGTGCCGAACTCAGTGCCGCTCGCGCGGTACCGGTAAACGGTCAGGGCTACGCCACACGTGCCGTCACCACGGATTCAACCCCAGGCTCCGACTTTACGCCGGGCTCCTTTTCGACCACGGGGCGGGCGCTGGATGTGGCCATCAATGGGGATGGCTGGCTGGCGGTGCAGGCCAATAACGGGGACACCGCCTATACCCGCAATGGGGGGTTGCAGGTCGATCCTACCGGCATGCTCATGTCACAGGGACGTCCGGTCATGGGAGAAGATGGCCCCATTATCCTGCCGCTCAATGCCGAAGTTTCGATTGCCGGAGACGGCACCATTTCTGCTCGTGAAGCGGGGACCCAGGCGCAGGCGGAAGTCGGCCGCCTGATGCTGGCCAGTAATCCTGATGGACGCATGGCCCGCCGCGATGACGGCCTGTTTGGCCCGTGGAATGCCCAGGGCGGACCCATGGCAGCGTTGCCGCGTGATGAAAATATTCAGGTCATCAGCGGCACACTCGAAGGCAGCAACGTCAATCCGACCGAGGCCATGGTCGCCATGATCGATACGTCCCGGCGCTTTGAGATGAACATGAAGGTTCTGACGACTGCCGATGAGAACGATCAGCGCGCCAACTCGCTGCTTTCGATGAATTGATTCCCCGGGGCATGACAGCGCCCTGACCAGATACCAGATGTCACCGGGCGCTGCCCGATGAGTGGAGACAACGATGATTAATGCCCTGTGGATTGCAAAGACCGGTCTTGATGCCCAGCAGACCAATATGGACGTCATTTCCAACAACCTTGCCAACGTCTCGACCAATGGCTTCAAGCGCTCGCGTGCTGTGTTCGAGGATCTGCTGTATCAGAACCTGCGTCAGCCCGGTTCGATGTCATCGGTGCAGACCAATCTGCCTTCCGGTCTCCAGATCGGTACCGGTGTTCGCGCTGTTGCGACCGAGCGCCTGCACACCCAGGGCAACCTGGAACAGACCGGTAATACCAAGGATGTCGCGATTCGTGGCGACGGCTTCTTCGCCATTCAGATGCCTGATGGCACCAACGCCTTTACCCGCGATGGCGCTTTTCAGGTCAATCAGGACGGTCAGCTGGTCACGGCCAATGGTTTCCCGGTCGACCCGGGCATCGTGATCCCGGCCAACGCGCTGTCAGTATCAATCGCCAATGACGGCCTTGTTTCGGTCACGGTACCGGGCAGTGCCGCCAGCCAGCAGGTCGGCCAGCTTCAGCTGACCACCTTCATCAACCCGACCGGTCTGGAGAGCATTGGTGACAACCTGTACCTCGAAACCGATGCTTCGGGACCGCGTAACGACAGCATTCCCGGTAACAATGGTGCCGGCACGATCTATCAGGGCTTTGTGGAAACCTCCAACGTTAACGTGGTGGAGGAGATGGTCAGCATGATCGAGACGCAACGCGCCTACGAAATCAACTCCAAGGCCGTGTCGACCGTTGACCAGATGCTGGGCCGTCTGACTCAGCTCTAACAGGGAATGTGGATGCACTCGCGTACGGGCAATCGGGGATCAATGATGCGATACATGCGTTTATGGAAGCTGTTTCTGGTGGCGTGCATGGCCATGATGATGGTGGCATGCGCCCAGATTCCGCGACAAAACGTGGTGGAAGGGCCGACAACGGCGCCGCCTCAGCTTCCGCCGATGCCGATTGCCAACGGCTCGATCTATCAGAGCAACTACACCCGGCCCCTGTTTGAGGATCGTCGGCCGCGTGGGGTGGGGGACATCCTGACCATCGTGCTGAACGAAAATGTCAGTGCCACCAAGAGCTCGGCCGCCAATGCCAGTCGTAATGGTGCGACAACACTGGGTCTTGATGCTGCGCCTCGCGTCATCGGCGGGTTGCTGGATGGTCAGACCACCAGCCTGACCGGCACCAATACCTTTCAGGGGCAGGGCGGCGCGAATGCGTCCAACACCTTTACCGGCACCATCACGACAACCGTCATGAATGTGTTGCCCAACGGCAACTTCCAGGTCGCCGGCGAAAAGCGCATCGGTATTAATCAGGGCACCGAGTACATCCGTTTTTCCGGTACGGTCAATCCACGCACGATCACCGGCCTCAATACCGTGCCGTCAACCCAGGTCGCCGATGCGCGTCTTGAATATTACGGCGACGGTTATATCAACGAGGCGCAGACAATGGGCTGGCTGCAGCGCTTCTTCCTCAATATTTCACCGTTTTAATCGAGGAACTTCACAATGATGGCCATGTTGAAATCCGTTTCCCTGCGTTGTGCGGCACTGCTGTTGAGTGGTTGTGCCCTGATGGGGCTGGCCTGTCAGGCGCAGGCAGCCCGGCTGGGCGACATTGCCACCTTTGAAGGCGTGCGCTCCAACCCGCTGGTCGGCTATGGCCTGGTGGTAGGTCTGGATAATACTGGTGATCAGACCATGCAGGCTCCCTTTACCGGTCAGTCAGTCACCAACATGCTTTCCGAGCTGGGTGTGACGATCCCGGCTGGTACCAACATGCAGCTCAAAAACGTTGCAGCCGTCATGGTCACGGCCGAGTTGCCTCCCTTTTCAAGCCCGGGGCAGAAGCTGGACATCACTGTTTCCTCGGTCGGCAACGCGCGTAGCCTTCGTGGCGGTACGCTGCTGATGACGCCACTCAAGGGCGCAGATGGACAGATCTATGCGCTGGCACAGGGCAATATGGTCATCCCGGGCATCAGCGCTCAGGCCGCCGGCAGCAGCGTCCAGGTCAACCAGACCTCATCGGGTCGCATTCCGGCTGGTGCCATTATTGAACGTACCGTGCCGGCCCAGCTGGCCGAGCAGGGGCGCATCAATCTGGAGCTCAAGGACGCTGACTTCAATACGGCCCTGCGCACCATGAACGCCATCAATAATGCCATGGGTCAGGGCGTTGCCGTGGCACAGAATTCACGGGTCATCTCATTGGCAGCGCCGCTGGACAGCGCTTCAAAGGTGTCCTTTCTGGCCCGGGTACAAAACATTGATGTTGATCCGGGTGTGGTGACGCCGAAAGTCATCATGAACGCCCGTACCGGTTCGGTGGCGATGAATACCCGGGTCACGCTCAGTCGTGCCGCCATCGCCCATGGCAATCTCTCGATTACGATCGATTCCAACCCCATTATCAGCCAACCGAATGCCTTGTCAGGCGGGCAAACTGCTGTGGTACCCAATGCTGACATCAATGTGCAGGAAGAGTCCGGGGCGCTGAATATGGTTAGCGGCGAAGCAGATCTGAGTCAGGTAGTGGATGCCCTGAACCGTCTGGGCGCGACCCCCAACGACCTGATGGCGATTCTTCAAGCGCTTAAATCGGCG contains:
- the flgB gene encoding flagellar basal body rod protein FlgB — its product is MIDRLNASLNFMQQSLNLRAERQEVLSANIANADTPGYKARDFDFRAELDRAVNQGRAEGQSGLSLSMTSSRHIPAQANGSVGGIDMMYRNPTQPSLDGNTVDMDMERVNFADNAVHYQADVQFLTSRLQGLKNAMQRES
- the flgE gene encoding flagellar hook protein FlgE, whose protein sequence is MAFTQGVSGLNAASSQLDTIGHNIANSQTVGFKKSRTEFADLYAGAKAGLGVQVSAITQSFSQGAMETTDRDLDLAIQGGGFFRLTDGQQVTYSRNGQFQMDANGFLVNNTGGKLMGYPVDDPASANPVVLAGAQPVALQVAQGDLDASATTTGNMTFNLDSTDTARVDANGNALAFDATNPKSYNWQTSLTTYDSQGNAQQVNMYFVKSATDNNSWTVHALNKGNEVGTSNLTFNENGKITGGDTLNLAINPGNGAAPINANIDLTSVTQNSGSFVVNAASQNGYAAGSLTGISIADNGDVLGKYSNNQSRALGRVALASFTNEQGLKPDGNNAWLATTNSGQELLGSAGTGQLGSLLSGTLENSNVDLASELVTMIVAQRNYQANAQTIKTQDQILQTMVNLR
- a CDS encoding flagellar basal body rod protein FlgF; translation: MDRIIYTAMSGARQSLERQSAVANNMANVSTSGFRAELSAARAVPVNGQGYATRAVTTDSTPGSDFTPGSFSTTGRALDVAINGDGWLAVQANNGDTAYTRNGGLQVDPTGMLMSQGRPVMGEDGPIILPLNAEVSIAGDGTISAREAGTQAQAEVGRLMLASNPDGRMARRDDGLFGPWNAQGGPMAALPRDENIQVISGTLEGSNVNPTEAMVAMIDTSRRFEMNMKVLTTADENDQRANSLLSMN
- the flgC gene encoding flagellar basal body rod protein FlgC, with product MSLFNVFNISGSALSAQSQRMNVTASNLANADSVAGPDGQPYRAKQLTFEMAAEPGQQIGGVRVAGISEDQSEFRRLFDPKNPAADDQGYVNMPNVDTTSEMVNMISAARSYQANVEVLNTNKSLMLKTLTLGQ
- a CDS encoding flagellar basal body P-ring protein FlgI, producing the protein MMAMLKSVSLRCAALLLSGCALMGLACQAQAARLGDIATFEGVRSNPLVGYGLVVGLDNTGDQTMQAPFTGQSVTNMLSELGVTIPAGTNMQLKNVAAVMVTAELPPFSSPGQKLDITVSSVGNARSLRGGTLLMTPLKGADGQIYALAQGNMVIPGISAQAAGSSVQVNQTSSGRIPAGAIIERTVPAQLAEQGRINLELKDADFNTALRTMNAINNAMGQGVAVAQNSRVISLAAPLDSASKVSFLARVQNIDVDPGVVTPKVIMNARTGSVAMNTRVTLSRAAIAHGNLSITIDSNPIISQPNALSGGQTAVVPNADINVQEESGALNMVSGEADLSQVVDALNRLGATPNDLMAILQALKSAGALNADLEII
- the flgG gene encoding flagellar basal-body rod protein FlgG — encoded protein: MINALWIAKTGLDAQQTNMDVISNNLANVSTNGFKRSRAVFEDLLYQNLRQPGSMSSVQTNLPSGLQIGTGVRAVATERLHTQGNLEQTGNTKDVAIRGDGFFAIQMPDGTNAFTRDGAFQVNQDGQLVTANGFPVDPGIVIPANALSVSIANDGLVSVTVPGSAASQQVGQLQLTTFINPTGLESIGDNLYLETDASGPRNDSIPGNNGAGTIYQGFVETSNVNVVEEMVSMIETQRAYEINSKAVSTVDQMLGRLTQL
- a CDS encoding flagellar basal body L-ring protein FlgH — encoded protein: MRLWKLFLVACMAMMMVACAQIPRQNVVEGPTTAPPQLPPMPIANGSIYQSNYTRPLFEDRRPRGVGDILTIVLNENVSATKSSAANASRNGATTLGLDAAPRVIGGLLDGQTTSLTGTNTFQGQGGANASNTFTGTITTTVMNVLPNGNFQVAGEKRIGINQGTEYIRFSGTVNPRTITGLNTVPSTQVADARLEYYGDGYINEAQTMGWLQRFFLNISPF
- a CDS encoding flagellar hook assembly protein FlgD, translated to MAFDSSLVSRVNGTSTTGGTSGMGATSASELGEEFMSLLVAQLNNQDPLNPMQNSEFTSQIAQINTVSGIDKLNDTLSSITGQIDASQKLQASAMVGRGVLVEGNRIQVGKDTVLPFGIELDDDAARVTATITDGSGRTINQYDLGAIKAGVQSFSWDGTDESKARVEDGTYQVTIAATDGSGRAVASRALQYGYVSGVMTSNNTTKLDLGPNMDSVAFNDVKQIL